The genomic region GGCCGCCTGTCGGGTATTCGAAACTGGCTTCCAGGATACCTCGGCTCACATAGGCGCGGCCCTCGTGCGGCAGCGCATCGATCCCCACGAAGATAATATCCTGCTCGCGGCCCGCCGCTTTCGCCGCCAGCCAGGCTCCGTGAGCGCCGGGATCGTTATGGGCGTAGACCAGATCGATATCCTCGAACCGGGCCAGGGCGCTTTCCATCTCGCCGCGGGCCTCGGGTTCCAGCCATTGCATGTCCGCCTCGAAAATGATTTCCAGACCACCGCCCTCGATCCCCTCGCGGAAACCGGAGTGACGGTCCTGGCCGGGAGTGGATGTCATCAGACCCTTGAGTTCCACCACCCGTCCGCCGCCGCCCAGACGTCCGGCGATCCAGTTCCCGGCCGCCCGGCCGATCTTGCGGTTGTCGGCCCCGATAAAGCAGGTGAAATCCTCGCCCAGTACCCGGCGGTCGAGCACGATAACCGGGATTCCGGCCCGGAAGGCCTCGCGCACGGG from Candidatus Glassbacteria bacterium harbors:
- a CDS encoding substrate-binding domain-containing protein is translated as MRGVKQTVALTVLAAIMTALAGCSGGGSDTEGGGDRAAAKWVIGMSQCNLGEPWRVQMNADIRLAATAHPEIEVVFKDAQNDNLRQRAHVEEFVSSGVDVLIISPKEAAPLTPPVREAFRAGIPVIVLDRRVLGEDFTCFIGADNRKIGRAAGNWIAGRLGGGGRVVELKGLMTSTPGQDRHSGFREGIEGGGLEIIFEADMQWLEPEARGEMESALARFEDIDLVYAHNDPGAHGAWLAAKAAGREQDIIFVGIDALPHEGRAYVSRGILEASFEYPTGGREAIETALEILNGEQVPKEITLRSRLFTRENNDSGGEWLE